One genomic region from Leifsonia sp. Root1293 encodes:
- a CDS encoding magnesium transporter MgtE N-terminal domain-containing protein, with protein MSATRVFVARLAGCAVFDPAGDRVGKVRDVLVVYRRADAPTVVGLIVEIPGKRRVFVSIGRVTSISAGQIITTGLINVRRFEQRGGEVRVIAEMLGRRVLFADDSGEAIVEDVAIEEVAPNEWQVSQLFVRRPKSGGSPFAKGTTAFVSWREVRESAVVGEAQSAEQLIATYSEMKPADLANTLLDLPQERRHEVAEELSDGRLADVLEEMPESDQVEIIGRLDDDRAADVLDQMQPDDAADLIAQLPEERGEHLLELMEPEEADDVRMLLSYAPDTAGGLMTTEPIIVSADATVAEGLALIRRHELAPAIGAAVCVTLPPFEPPTGRFLGMVHFQRMLRYPPHERLGTLLDQGLDPVTVDASAAEVSRILASYNLVSVPVVDDSHRLVGVVTIDDILDYLLPDDWRSHADDDHVSRRAAARAQLKTGSIPIQGQPQKNGRRNANGTR; from the coding sequence GTGAGTGCCACGAGAGTGTTCGTCGCCCGGCTGGCCGGGTGCGCCGTCTTCGACCCCGCGGGTGACAGGGTCGGCAAGGTGCGCGACGTGCTCGTGGTCTATCGGCGCGCGGATGCCCCGACAGTCGTCGGCCTGATCGTCGAGATCCCCGGCAAGCGCCGCGTCTTCGTGTCGATCGGCCGTGTCACCAGCATCAGCGCCGGCCAGATCATCACGACCGGACTCATCAACGTGCGTCGCTTCGAGCAGCGCGGCGGTGAGGTGCGGGTGATCGCCGAGATGCTCGGACGCCGGGTGCTGTTCGCCGACGACTCCGGTGAGGCCATTGTCGAAGACGTGGCGATCGAAGAGGTCGCTCCGAACGAGTGGCAGGTCAGCCAGCTCTTCGTGCGCCGCCCCAAGAGCGGCGGCTCCCCGTTCGCCAAGGGTACGACGGCCTTCGTGAGCTGGCGCGAGGTACGCGAGAGCGCCGTCGTCGGCGAGGCGCAGTCCGCGGAGCAGCTCATCGCCACCTACTCCGAGATGAAGCCGGCAGACCTGGCCAACACTCTGCTCGACCTTCCCCAGGAACGCCGCCACGAGGTGGCGGAGGAACTGTCTGACGGCAGGCTCGCCGACGTGCTCGAGGAGATGCCCGAGAGCGACCAGGTCGAGATCATCGGCCGCCTCGACGACGACCGCGCCGCCGACGTCCTCGACCAGATGCAGCCCGACGACGCCGCCGACCTCATCGCCCAGCTGCCGGAGGAGCGCGGCGAGCACCTGCTCGAGCTGATGGAGCCCGAAGAGGCCGACGACGTGCGCATGCTGCTCAGCTACGCGCCCGACACCGCCGGTGGCCTGATGACCACCGAGCCGATCATCGTGTCGGCCGATGCCACCGTCGCGGAGGGCCTCGCGCTCATCCGTCGCCATGAGCTCGCCCCCGCCATCGGCGCGGCGGTCTGCGTGACCCTCCCGCCCTTCGAACCGCCGACAGGGCGGTTCCTCGGCATGGTGCACTTCCAGCGGATGCTGCGCTATCCCCCGCACGAACGCCTCGGCACGCTGCTCGACCAGGGGCTCGACCCCGTCACCGTCGACGCATCCGCCGCCGAGGTCTCGCGCATCCTGGCGAGCTACAACCTCGTGTCGGTTCCGGTTGTCGACGACAGCCATCGCCTCGTCGGGGTGGTGACCATTGACGACATCCTCGACTACCTGCTCCCCGACGACTGGCGATCTCACGCCGACGACGACCACGTCTCGAGACGCGCGGCCGCCCGTGCGCAGCTGAAGACGGGCAGCATCCCGATCCAGGGCCAGCCTCAGAAGAACGGAAGGAGGAACGCCAATGGCACGCGCTAG
- a CDS encoding DUF1003 domain-containing protein, translated as MARASRSDQRLDAPKGLRNSAKRNRASKDRFGRFTEGVARGMGTPWFLLGLSLFVIAWMAWNTLAPESWRFDSISLGFIALTLVLSLQASYAAPLILLAQNRQDDRDRVQIEQDRQRSERNLADTEYLAREVVALRLAMRDMASKDFIRSELRALLEQLDERSDDRDDETTDAEPNAR; from the coding sequence ATGGCACGCGCTAGCCGATCCGACCAGCGTCTCGACGCCCCGAAGGGACTGCGCAACTCCGCCAAGCGCAACCGCGCCTCCAAGGACCGCTTCGGGCGCTTCACCGAGGGCGTCGCCCGCGGCATGGGCACACCCTGGTTCCTCCTCGGGCTCTCCCTCTTCGTGATCGCCTGGATGGCGTGGAACACCCTCGCTCCGGAGTCGTGGCGCTTCGACTCCATCTCGCTCGGCTTCATCGCCCTGACGCTCGTGCTCTCCCTGCAGGCCTCCTATGCGGCTCCCCTCATCCTGCTCGCGCAGAACCGCCAGGACGACCGCGACCGCGTGCAGATCGAGCAGGACCGCCAGCGCTCCGAGCGCAACCTCGCCGACACCGAATACCTCGCGCGCGAGGTCGTCGCCCTGAGGCTCGCCATGCGCGACATGGCCTCGAAGGACTTCATCCGCTCCGAACTCCGCGCCCTGCTCGAGCAGCTCGACGAGCGCTCAGACGACCGCGACGACGAGACGACGGACGCCGAGCCGAATGCCCGCTGA